From the genome of Colwellia psychrerythraea 34H, one region includes:
- a CDS encoding alpha/beta hydrolase, whose translation MKVTWKNLLALSLLSLTATSWANDSKLTLENCHLGEIRSQVQCGKLEVPENYQQPDGDKIAVNFAVLPAIDDSEYKAPLMFLAGGPGQAAVELATGLNRVFREVRKTRDIILVDQRGTGKSSPLSCEFEAVDNVYSALPDALTPQEVKDCVAQFKGDVTQYNSENAIRDFDAIRAALGHEKLNIYGGSYGTRAGLVFMRMFPESLESVVLDSVGPIEVPIGMFGQSGARSFNLLIDNCKNSESCHKAFPNLADEFQAVKVRLAKEPASIDILHPRLGTPTKLVIDETKFTGNLRFQLYGMEGRSMVPLVIHQAFLGNYQPLVGLMARTEGEQLVYTGLLFNIVCNEDMPRLSVADKAADANNNFDGKDSQLAWDMVCPFFPKYRPSEGFYQSVTADIPTLILSGNLDPVTPPSNGEYSAKTLPNSHHIIVENASHTVAMSTCASDIIQEFLTSKTPKKLDESCLKDIPQETFMTSVNGIQ comes from the coding sequence ATGAAAGTAACGTGGAAAAATCTGTTGGCGCTAAGTTTATTGTCATTAACGGCAACGAGTTGGGCTAATGATAGTAAATTAACTTTAGAAAACTGCCATTTAGGTGAAATTCGCTCACAAGTACAGTGTGGCAAACTTGAAGTGCCAGAAAATTATCAGCAGCCTGATGGTGATAAAATAGCCGTTAATTTTGCCGTATTGCCTGCTATTGATGATAGTGAATACAAGGCGCCGTTAATGTTTTTAGCAGGTGGTCCAGGTCAAGCCGCAGTTGAATTAGCGACAGGATTAAATAGAGTCTTTCGTGAAGTACGTAAAACACGTGATATTATTCTTGTTGATCAACGAGGTACTGGTAAAAGCAGTCCCTTGTCATGTGAATTTGAAGCAGTAGATAATGTCTATAGCGCTTTACCTGATGCATTAACCCCTCAAGAAGTAAAAGATTGTGTTGCGCAATTTAAAGGTGATGTAACTCAATATAATTCTGAAAATGCTATTCGAGATTTTGATGCAATACGTGCAGCACTGGGTCATGAAAAGTTAAATATTTATGGCGGCTCTTATGGCACACGTGCAGGGTTGGTCTTTATGCGCATGTTTCCAGAGTCTCTGGAAAGTGTTGTGTTAGATAGTGTTGGTCCAATAGAAGTACCTATAGGCATGTTCGGGCAAAGTGGCGCACGTTCTTTTAATCTATTGATTGATAATTGTAAAAATAGTGAGTCATGCCATAAAGCTTTCCCAAATTTAGCTGATGAATTTCAAGCAGTAAAAGTACGTTTAGCGAAAGAGCCTGCTAGCATTGATATCTTACATCCTCGTTTAGGCACACCAACAAAACTTGTTATTGATGAGACTAAATTTACCGGTAACTTACGCTTTCAGCTGTATGGCATGGAAGGTCGTTCTATGGTGCCACTTGTTATCCATCAAGCTTTCTTAGGTAATTATCAACCGCTAGTTGGTTTGATGGCTCGCACGGAGGGTGAACAACTTGTTTATACCGGCTTACTCTTTAACATTGTATGTAATGAAGATATGCCAAGGTTATCGGTAGCAGATAAAGCGGCGGACGCGAACAATAACTTTGATGGCAAAGACAGCCAGCTTGCATGGGACATGGTTTGTCCATTCTTCCCTAAATACCGCCCGAGTGAAGGTTTTTACCAGAGTGTCACAGCAGATATTCCGACGTTAATTTTGTCAGGTAATTTAGATCCAGTCACACCGCCTAGTAATGGTGAGTATTCAGCGAAGACTCTACCTAATAGCCATCATATTATTGTTGAAAATGCTTCGCATACCGTGGCAATGAGTACCTGTGCTAGCGATATAATTCAGGAGTTTTTAACCAGTAAAACGCCTAAGAAACTTGATGAATCTTGTTTAAAAGACATTCCCCAAGAAACCTTTATGACCAGTGTTAACGGTATTCAATAG
- the rho gene encoding transcription termination factor Rho has protein sequence MTRKILKLNVKRKIVSKPIDEVVKDVSHDDPQKRFLNGVAINPEQCIHLELGSQQHSARAMDLFTPIGMGQRGLIVAPPGSGKTTILKHTCQAVGAAYPDIKLYALLIDERPEEVTDFKRSVPAQVYASSTDENYDHHVRVANDLLNIARKEAGEGHDVMIVIDSLTRLTRVYNANQKSSGRTMSGGIDARAMEIPRKLFGTARNIENGGSITILATILVDTGSRMDQVIFEEFKGTGNMEIVLSREAANMRVFPALDIAKSSTRREELLLNSKDIEKVRFLRRALTSLKPVEGARKLVELLEKYPTNAELLNR, from the coding sequence ATGACAAGAAAAATATTAAAACTGAACGTGAAAAGAAAAATAGTTTCCAAACCAATAGATGAAGTGGTCAAGGATGTATCTCATGATGACCCACAAAAGCGTTTTTTAAATGGCGTAGCCATCAATCCTGAACAATGTATTCACCTAGAATTAGGTTCTCAGCAACACTCCGCGCGAGCTATGGATTTGTTCACGCCAATAGGAATGGGGCAGAGGGGGTTGATTGTTGCACCGCCTGGCTCCGGAAAAACGACCATTTTAAAACATACTTGCCAGGCTGTGGGCGCAGCTTATCCCGATATAAAGCTTTATGCGTTACTCATTGACGAGCGCCCAGAAGAGGTGACGGATTTTAAGCGCAGCGTGCCGGCACAAGTATATGCCTCATCCACGGATGAAAACTATGACCATCACGTACGTGTAGCCAATGACCTTCTTAATATTGCTCGCAAGGAAGCTGGTGAAGGTCACGATGTCATGATTGTCATTGATTCTCTCACAAGGCTCACACGAGTATATAATGCAAATCAAAAGAGCAGCGGTCGTACCATGTCGGGCGGAATTGACGCTAGAGCGATGGAAATACCACGAAAACTGTTTGGCACAGCTAGAAATATTGAGAATGGTGGCTCGATTACCATTCTAGCGACCATACTTGTTGATACCGGAAGCCGAATGGATCAAGTGATATTTGAGGAGTTCAAGGGCACGGGTAATATGGAAATCGTTTTATCACGTGAGGCTGCAAATATGAGGGTTTTTCCCGCATTGGATATTGCGAAAAGTAGCACGCGCCGTGAGGAGCTTCTTCTTAATTCGAAGGATATCGAAAAGGTAAGATTTTTGAGAAGAGCGCTTACCAGTCTTAAACCTGTGGAGGGTGCTAGGAAACTTGTTGAGCTACTTGAGAAATATCCAACGAATGCGGAGCTGTTAAACCGTTAA
- a CDS encoding PilZ domain-containing protein, with amino-acid sequence MSIERRFYPRKDVNFSVSIVLKDSEQQLTSTAINISLSGVQLSADKACVDFILSHTNHHPTQFQIILNEDKKLGLMTVRVIVIRRISQNDFLLGLKFINITVGQLTSIEALLSQQINVVVKQNWPT; translated from the coding sequence ATGTCGATTGAAAGAAGGTTTTATCCTAGAAAAGATGTAAATTTTTCGGTATCTATCGTCTTAAAAGACAGTGAGCAACAGTTAACAAGTACTGCAATTAATATCTCTTTATCAGGAGTCCAACTCAGCGCAGACAAAGCATGTGTTGATTTCATTTTAAGTCACACCAATCACCACCCTACTCAATTTCAAATTATACTCAACGAGGATAAAAAATTAGGGTTAATGACCGTACGCGTAATTGTAATTCGTCGTATATCTCAAAATGATTTTCTATTAGGTTTAAAATTTATCAATATTACTGTCGGGCAATTAACTTCAATAGAAGCATTGTTAAGCCAACAGATAAATGTAGTGGTTAAACAAAATTGGCCAACCTAA
- the glyA gene encoding serine hydroxymethyltransferase yields MFTRDMNIATFDPELFEAMSNEVVRQEEHIELIASENYCSPRVLEAQGSQLTNKYAEGYPGKRYYGGCEYVDIAEQLAIDRAKELFGATYANVQPHAGSQANAAVFQALVTPGGKVLGMSLAHGGHLTHGSHVSFSGKSYEAFQYGLHPETGDIDYEELERLAVEHKPEMIIGGFSAFSGVVDWARMRTIADKVGAYFFVDMAHVAGLIAAGLYPNPVPHAHVVTTTTHKTLAGPRGGLIISGCDDEAIYKKLNSAVFPGGQGGPLMHIIAAKAVAFKEALSPEFKVYQQNVLANALAMVDVLQDRGYKVVSNGTQNHLLLLDLIDKDITGKDADAALGKAHITVNKNSVPNDPRSPFVTSGLRLGTPAITRRGFGIEETKALTGWICDILDDIENEDVSKRVQDQVKELCARFPVYQK; encoded by the coding sequence ATGTTTACTCGTGATATGAATATTGCTACTTTTGATCCAGAACTTTTTGAAGCAATGAGCAATGAAGTTGTTCGCCAAGAAGAGCACATTGAATTAATTGCATCTGAAAACTACTGTAGCCCGCGCGTTCTTGAAGCACAAGGCTCACAACTTACTAACAAATACGCTGAAGGTTACCCTGGCAAGCGTTACTACGGTGGTTGTGAATATGTTGATATCGCTGAGCAATTAGCGATTGATCGTGCTAAAGAATTATTTGGTGCTACTTATGCCAACGTTCAGCCTCATGCTGGTTCACAAGCTAACGCAGCTGTTTTTCAAGCTTTAGTTACACCAGGCGGTAAAGTATTAGGCATGAGCTTAGCTCATGGCGGTCACTTAACTCATGGTTCACATGTAAGCTTCTCTGGTAAGTCTTACGAAGCGTTCCAATATGGTCTTCACCCTGAAACAGGCGATATTGACTATGAAGAATTAGAACGTTTAGCTGTAGAGCACAAACCAGAAATGATTATCGGTGGTTTCTCAGCATTCTCAGGTGTTGTTGACTGGGCACGTATGCGTACAATTGCTGATAAAGTTGGCGCTTACTTCTTCGTAGATATGGCTCACGTTGCGGGTTTAATTGCTGCAGGTCTTTACCCTAACCCAGTTCCACATGCGCATGTTGTTACTACAACTACGCATAAAACATTAGCTGGCCCACGTGGCGGTTTAATTATCTCTGGTTGTGATGACGAAGCTATTTACAAAAAGTTAAACAGCGCTGTTTTCCCAGGTGGTCAAGGTGGCCCATTAATGCACATTATTGCAGCGAAAGCCGTTGCATTTAAAGAAGCATTATCGCCAGAGTTTAAAGTTTACCAACAAAATGTTTTAGCTAACGCTTTAGCAATGGTAGATGTATTACAAGACCGTGGTTATAAAGTAGTATCTAACGGTACGCAAAACCACTTATTGTTACTTGATTTAATCGATAAAGATATTACTGGTAAAGATGCTGATGCCGCTTTAGGTAAAGCACACATCACAGTAAACAAAAACTCAGTGCCAAACGATCCTCGTTCTCCGTTTGTTACATCAGGTCTACGTTTAGGTACTCCAGCGATTACTCGTCGTGGTTTTGGTATCGAAGAAACTAAGGCATTAACTGGCTGGATTTGTGACATTCTTGATGATATTGAAAATGAAGACGTTAGCAAACGTGTTCAAGACCAAGTTAAAGAGTTATGTGCTCGTTTCCCTGTTTACCAAAAGTAG
- a CDS encoding sigma-70 family RNA polymerase sigma factor, translated as MLNLSKLIITKADVSYATAQRTDCQENALDCYSVEPQVVDHQVVFTQWMTEHEKLLRHIITGFEAKIAIQDELFQEIALNIWRALPQFRQDAAVKTFVARIAHNVLATHVAKAVKTIKADQDLSNISMEVEEDERQPTPYQSLNQSQRQQKLAEAIRQLKLEQQQVITLALEGMSYQEIADVLAITTNLVGVRLQRAKQVLSQMLEAV; from the coding sequence ATGTTAAATTTAAGTAAATTAATCATAACGAAAGCAGACGTTTCCTATGCCACCGCGCAGAGAACAGACTGCCAGGAAAACGCATTGGATTGTTATTCAGTAGAGCCGCAGGTTGTGGATCATCAAGTCGTATTTACCCAGTGGATGACGGAGCATGAAAAATTGCTACGTCATATCATTACGGGTTTTGAAGCAAAAATTGCTATTCAAGATGAGCTATTTCAAGAGATCGCGTTAAATATTTGGCGAGCTTTACCTCAGTTTCGTCAAGATGCAGCGGTAAAAACCTTTGTTGCACGTATTGCTCACAATGTATTAGCGACACACGTTGCTAAAGCAGTCAAAACCATTAAAGCGGATCAAGACTTAAGTAACATCAGTATGGAGGTTGAAGAGGATGAACGTCAACCTACACCTTATCAATCACTTAACCAGAGTCAACGACAACAAAAGCTAGCCGAAGCTATTCGTCAGCTAAAACTTGAGCAACAACAGGTGATAACACTCGCATTAGAAGGCATGAGTTATCAAGAGATTGCAGACGTTTTAGCCATTACAACAAACCTTGTTGGTGTACGATTACAGAGAGCTAAACAAGTCTTATCTCAAATGTTGGAGGCCGTATGA
- the trhA gene encoding PAQR family membrane homeostasis protein TrhA, with protein MTDQKDFPSDNSPPTSYSQSEEKLNVISHAFGLLLSCFALFLLLNNSHGELSRIISFSIFATSGILLFLASTIYHSLTNKRAKTLFKLLDHCAIYLLIAGTYTPLFAITLAGPLGYTLLVFIWLFALSGVLFKIKFGNKYKKISLATYLGMGFISLGILGELYEKLPEQAIGLLALGGLIYSLGVFFYVKKTIPYTHAIWHLFVLGGVTCHFLMIYWYV; from the coding sequence ATGACTGATCAGAAAGACTTTCCTTCTGACAATTCTCCACCAACCTCTTATAGCCAAAGCGAAGAGAAACTTAATGTTATCAGCCACGCCTTTGGTCTATTGTTAAGTTGTTTCGCACTATTTTTACTATTAAATAACAGCCATGGCGAACTTAGCCGAATAATTAGTTTTAGTATTTTCGCTACCAGTGGCATTCTACTTTTTCTCGCCTCAACTATTTACCATAGTTTAACGAATAAGCGCGCTAAGACGTTATTTAAACTACTAGATCACTGCGCCATATATTTACTCATTGCAGGTACTTATACACCACTATTTGCTATCACATTGGCAGGCCCGCTTGGTTATACTCTGCTGGTTTTTATTTGGCTATTTGCCTTATCCGGTGTTCTGTTCAAAATAAAATTTGGTAACAAATACAAAAAAATATCCCTAGCCACTTATTTAGGCATGGGTTTTATTTCGTTGGGTATTTTAGGGGAGTTATATGAGAAGTTACCTGAACAAGCCATTGGCTTGCTGGCATTAGGCGGGTTAATTTATTCTCTTGGGGTTTTTTTCTATGTCAAAAAAACAATACCTTACACGCACGCTATTTGGCACCTTTTTGTTTTAGGCGGTGTCACTTGCCATTTTTTAATGATTTATTGGTACGTGTAA
- the fabV gene encoding enoyl-ACP reductase FabV — translation MVIKPKIRGFICTNAHPVGCEAHVNEQIAYVKAQTSATSGPKNVLVIGASTGYGLASRITSTFGHDAKTLGIFFEKPPTEKKTGSAGWYNTAAFVKAADEAGIYAKNINGDAFSHEIKAKAIEAIKADMGTVDLVVYSLASPRRTDPDTGEVYSSTLKPIGQSVTTKNLNTSKRVIDEVSVEAANDAEIQGTIDVMGGADWELWMNALGEAGVLAEGVKTVAYTYIGKELTWPIYGKATIGKAKEDLDRAATAINAATADLNGQARVTSLNAVVTQASSAIPIMPLYISAMFKVMKADGTYEGCIEQIANLFKENIYSDSPRLDEEGRFRQNYKELEDSVQKRVTDIWNSVDTDTIDELTDYVAYHQEFLKLFGFGIDGVDYDADVSPEVAINNLT, via the coding sequence ATGGTTATCAAACCAAAAATTCGTGGTTTTATCTGTACTAATGCTCACCCAGTAGGTTGTGAAGCGCATGTTAATGAACAAATTGCTTATGTAAAAGCGCAAACATCAGCGACTTCTGGTCCTAAAAATGTTTTGGTTATCGGTGCTTCTACTGGTTATGGTTTAGCGTCACGTATCACCTCTACTTTTGGTCATGATGCGAAAACATTAGGTATTTTCTTTGAAAAACCACCAACAGAAAAGAAAACAGGCTCTGCTGGTTGGTACAATACAGCTGCTTTCGTAAAAGCAGCTGATGAAGCAGGTATTTACGCAAAGAATATTAATGGCGATGCTTTTTCTCATGAAATAAAAGCAAAAGCGATTGAAGCAATTAAAGCCGATATGGGTACAGTTGATTTAGTTGTTTATTCATTAGCATCACCTCGCAGAACTGATCCAGATACCGGTGAAGTATATTCTTCTACGTTAAAACCAATTGGCCAAAGTGTTACCACTAAAAACCTTAATACCTCAAAGCGTGTTATTGATGAAGTCTCTGTTGAAGCAGCAAATGATGCTGAAATTCAAGGTACTATTGATGTAATGGGCGGCGCTGATTGGGAATTGTGGATGAACGCACTGGGTGAAGCTGGTGTTTTAGCTGAAGGCGTTAAAACCGTAGCTTACACATATATTGGTAAAGAATTAACTTGGCCAATTTATGGTAAAGCGACTATTGGTAAAGCGAAAGAAGATTTAGATAGAGCGGCTACTGCTATTAACGCAGCAACTGCTGATTTGAATGGTCAAGCACGTGTAACCTCTTTAAATGCTGTGGTAACACAAGCAAGCTCTGCTATTCCTATTATGCCTTTATACATTTCAGCTATGTTTAAAGTGATGAAAGCCGACGGTACGTATGAAGGCTGTATTGAGCAAATTGCGAACTTATTCAAAGAGAACATTTATAGTGACTCGCCTCGTTTAGATGAAGAAGGTCGTTTCCGTCAGAATTATAAAGAGCTAGAAGATAGCGTTCAAAAACGTGTTACTGATATTTGGAATAGTGTTGATACTGATACTATTGATGAATTAACTGATTACGTTGCTTATCATCAAGAATTCTTAAAACTGTTTGGCTTTGGTATTGACGGTGTTGATTACGATGCTGATGTTAGTCCTGAAGTTGCTATTAACAACTTAACTTAG
- a CDS encoding nucleoside recognition domain-containing protein, translating to MLNGLWLSFFWLAAIAAGYQWLLLDNANVFSQVISSLFSMAKLSAEIAIGLIGTLCLWLGIFKIAEKAQLISFFARGVEPLFRYLMPGVPRGDKAFGSISMNMAANMLGLDNAATPLGLKAMQDLQEHNTNKDVATNAQILFLVLNTSSVTLLPVTIFMYRAQQGALNPTEVFIPILLATCASTVVGVSVVAWIQRLSLLNRVVLSYLGGFVLLVSLLITSLISMPAEQMTKVSSVAANIILFGVILAFLTIGWRKGVQVYETFIEGAKEGFTTAITLIPYLVAMLVAIGVLRASGALDLFVDGIAYLLVLAGLDTQFVDALPTALMKPFSGSGARAMMLETMNTHGVDSFAGRLAAVMQGSTETTFYVLAVYFGVVGIKQGRHAVFCGLIADLAGICAAIIVCYWFFG from the coding sequence GTGTTGAATGGATTATGGTTAAGTTTTTTTTGGCTAGCAGCTATAGCCGCAGGTTATCAGTGGCTCTTACTAGATAACGCTAACGTATTTAGTCAAGTTATTAGCTCTTTGTTTTCTATGGCAAAGCTATCTGCTGAAATTGCAATTGGATTGATTGGTACACTTTGTTTGTGGCTCGGAATTTTTAAAATCGCTGAGAAAGCCCAACTTATATCTTTTTTTGCTCGTGGCGTTGAGCCACTTTTTAGGTATTTGATGCCTGGAGTGCCTCGTGGCGATAAAGCTTTTGGCTCCATTTCCATGAATATGGCCGCTAACATGCTGGGGCTAGATAACGCTGCTACTCCGCTTGGCCTAAAGGCTATGCAAGACCTCCAAGAGCACAATACCAATAAAGATGTTGCGACTAATGCTCAAATCTTATTCTTAGTTTTGAATACGTCTTCCGTTACGTTATTGCCCGTTACTATTTTTATGTATCGTGCTCAGCAAGGTGCTCTAAACCCTACGGAGGTTTTTATCCCTATATTACTGGCTACCTGCGCATCAACGGTTGTTGGGGTGTCAGTTGTCGCTTGGATTCAGCGTCTCTCACTTTTGAATCGTGTAGTGTTATCTTATTTGGGGGGATTTGTTTTACTCGTATCCTTGCTCATTACCAGTTTAATAAGTATGCCAGCAGAGCAAATGACAAAGGTTAGCTCGGTGGCTGCTAACATCATTTTATTTGGTGTTATTCTTGCCTTTCTTACTATAGGTTGGCGTAAAGGAGTGCAAGTTTATGAGACGTTTATAGAGGGGGCCAAAGAAGGTTTTACTACAGCCATTACATTAATACCTTATTTAGTGGCAATGTTAGTGGCTATAGGGGTTTTACGTGCTAGCGGGGCCTTGGATCTATTTGTTGACGGTATAGCTTACTTGTTGGTCCTCGCTGGGCTGGATACGCAATTTGTTGATGCATTGCCTACGGCACTGATGAAACCATTTAGCGGTTCTGGTGCGCGGGCTATGATGCTAGAGACCATGAATACACATGGCGTGGATTCTTTCGCCGGTCGATTAGCTGCCGTTATGCAAGGCAGTACCGAAACAACGTTTTATGTGCTCGCTGTGTATTTCGGCGTTGTGGGTATTAAGCAGGGAAGGCATGCCGTCTTTTGTGGTTTGATCGCGGATCTTGCTGGAATCTGTGCGGCTATAATCGTGTGTTATTGGTTCTTTGGATAA
- a CDS encoding EF-hand domain-containing protein: MDLNQWVDELFEVFDEDKDGVISRSEFVELIDVLLQDKGIRMCETIFNRFDKNHSNSISKDELKDMVIELAL; encoded by the coding sequence ATGGACTTAAATCAGTGGGTAGATGAGTTATTTGAAGTGTTTGATGAAGATAAAGACGGCGTGATAAGTCGTTCGGAATTTGTTGAGCTAATTGACGTTTTATTACAAGACAAAGGTATTCGTATGTGCGAAACCATTTTTAATCGTTTTGATAAAAATCACAGCAACTCAATCTCTAAAGATGAGCTAAAAGATATGGTTATTGAGTTAGCACTTTAA
- a CDS encoding cold-shock protein encodes MSKGIVKWFNSDKGFGFITPEDGSKDLFVHHSEIQSGGEYATLADGQTVEYEVGQGQKGPCANKVVAV; translated from the coding sequence ATGAGTAAAGGTATAGTTAAGTGGTTTAATTCAGATAAAGGTTTCGGATTCATTACTCCAGAAGACGGAAGTAAAGATTTGTTTGTTCATCATTCAGAAATTCAATCAGGCGGTGAATATGCAACATTGGCTGATGGTCAAACCGTTGAGTACGAAGTGGGGCAAGGACAGAAAGGCCCATGTGCAAATAAAGTTGTTGCTGTTTAA
- a CDS encoding ABC transporter ATP-binding protein, giving the protein MIEVNNLHKSFIDKKDKKNTVKALDGLSFTAKDGEITGILGPNGAGKTTCLRTLYGLLSADEGFATIDGISVTENPLAARAKLGIFPDKFGLYERLTAYEQIDYFASLHGMSGKTKKQAIEQVIQDLELGDLAHRKTVGFSQGQRMKVTLAQALVHQPQNFVLDEPTRGLDVMSTRILRNHLAKFKAKGHCILFSSHVMQEVAALCDRVIIVANGKLAAQGTPQELCELAGEQNLEEAFVKLIGSDEGVAA; this is encoded by the coding sequence ATGATAGAAGTAAATAATTTACATAAGAGTTTTATTGATAAGAAAGATAAGAAGAATACGGTCAAAGCGCTAGATGGACTTTCTTTCACCGCCAAAGACGGTGAAATTACTGGTATTTTAGGCCCTAACGGAGCCGGAAAAACAACGTGTTTACGCACGTTATATGGATTACTTTCAGCTGACGAAGGTTTTGCCACCATTGACGGTATTAGTGTGACTGAAAACCCACTTGCTGCACGAGCTAAGTTAGGTATTTTTCCTGACAAATTTGGCTTGTATGAACGTCTTACCGCTTACGAGCAAATTGATTATTTTGCCAGCCTTCATGGCATGTCAGGAAAAACTAAAAAACAAGCGATAGAACAAGTGATCCAAGATTTAGAGTTAGGTGATTTAGCACATCGTAAAACTGTTGGCTTTTCTCAAGGCCAGCGTATGAAAGTTACACTAGCCCAAGCATTAGTACATCAACCGCAAAACTTTGTGCTTGATGAGCCAACGCGAGGTTTAGATGTAATGAGTACCCGTATTTTACGTAATCATTTAGCTAAGTTTAAAGCCAAAGGACACTGTATTTTATTCTCGTCACATGTAATGCAAGAGGTTGCGGCCTTATGTGACCGAGTCATTATTGTGGCTAATGGAAAGCTTGCCGCACAAGGAACTCCTCAAGAGTTATGTGAGTTAGCGGGTGAACAGAATTTAGAAGAAGCTTTTGTTAAATTAATTGGTTCAGATGAAGGAGTAGCTGCATGA
- a CDS encoding ABC transporter permease, protein MITSNLNVDLIQLKALVIKEYREAFRDKRALMVALMMAILAPVGIMVMSKIMIEKMVDEPPIYVKFIGAEHAPKLIKHFADKNLLDLADVPKDEKSTWEQRNIAIEIPEDYAADMAEGKPIKLHLQADFTDKAVQPPVRRINNAVREFSLSIGYKRLLLRGVDIRLLNPVKLVEQDTAKPDATFMLISMMLGIYLMLAAFMSGLSVAIDSSAGERERNVLEMLLCQPVSTMKIVLAKLISASTVAVIGVLLILILTSVSVGFVDLTKIGATFSLDLSTAAVLLLLLLPICFFASACQLFVAFQTKSFKEAQSTVGMLIGIPAFIPFVVSMMDDRPQWLNWLPIAGQSMIIENIFKGVDVDWLAVFATSAVTIAITIALVLALAKKLKSEKVVMALS, encoded by the coding sequence ATGATTACTTCAAATTTAAATGTAGATTTAATCCAATTAAAAGCATTAGTGATAAAAGAGTACCGAGAGGCTTTTCGTGATAAACGCGCGCTTATGGTTGCGTTAATGATGGCTATCTTAGCGCCTGTCGGAATAATGGTCATGTCAAAAATCATGATTGAAAAAATGGTGGATGAGCCGCCTATCTATGTCAAGTTCATCGGCGCTGAGCATGCGCCTAAGTTAATCAAGCACTTTGCAGATAAAAACTTGTTAGATTTGGCGGATGTACCTAAGGATGAAAAATCTACTTGGGAACAACGTAATATTGCGATTGAAATCCCAGAAGATTATGCAGCAGATATGGCAGAAGGTAAGCCGATAAAATTGCATTTACAGGCTGATTTTACTGACAAGGCTGTTCAACCGCCAGTAAGGCGAATTAATAATGCCGTAAGAGAGTTCTCTTTATCCATAGGTTATAAACGTTTGTTACTTCGAGGTGTAGACATACGTTTGTTAAACCCTGTTAAATTAGTTGAGCAAGACACGGCAAAACCTGATGCTACTTTTATGCTGATTTCAATGATGCTTGGTATTTATTTGATGTTAGCTGCATTTATGTCTGGTTTATCGGTCGCGATTGATTCGAGTGCCGGTGAGCGTGAGCGTAATGTACTGGAAATGTTGCTTTGCCAACCTGTAAGCACCATGAAAATAGTATTGGCTAAATTGATAAGTGCTTCAACAGTGGCAGTTATCGGTGTGTTATTGATATTGATACTTACCTCTGTTTCAGTGGGTTTTGTCGATTTAACTAAAATTGGTGCCACCTTTAGCTTAGATCTATCGACCGCAGCGGTATTATTATTACTACTATTACCTATTTGTTTCTTTGCGTCAGCCTGTCAGTTATTTGTGGCATTTCAAACAAAGAGCTTTAAAGAGGCGCAATCAACGGTAGGTATGCTTATCGGTATTCCCGCTTTTATCCCTTTTGTTGTTTCGATGATGGATGATCGTCCCCAGTGGCTAAATTGGCTGCCAATCGCGGGTCAATCCATGATAATTGAAAATATATTTAAGGGTGTTGACGTTGATTGGTTAGCAGTATTCGCTACGAGTGCAGTGACTATTGCTATCACGATTGCTTTAGTTTTAGCACTAGCTAAGAAGTTAAAATCAGAAAAAGTAGTGATGGCATTAAGCTAA